The Salvelinus fontinalis isolate EN_2023a chromosome 36, ASM2944872v1, whole genome shotgun sequence genome window below encodes:
- the LOC129835707 gene encoding uncharacterized protein LOC129835707, translated as MENYTDYPLYPDNYYYSPDDDHFRPDDDHFRPDDDHFRPDDDHFRPDDDHFRPDDAHNLPDSGAIVASVLILLGILPVCWIIWFACCKLRERALVTVFLVSLLINDTVQLITSLFVVGIKLMGISCYSSCHALLQLFILSRFCGQIFHLLVALENIFCLSRTRSSTPPGFKLKCFFYLLSAAVWLGYIVIAFLVNVDDMNNYLCYIFLNFFGVLCTAAAACIMILKPLNPTKTSQSLKVLAVAMLTYVILYVPDSLYWIIQHYGPAWTDEFRYDYFFLYLPCLRPITDCVLCWYICRAHRIEWNEVGILPNSLTLDSSHSVVTFSNCIGRGPLGGTSNTGG; from the coding sequence ATGGAAAACTACACAGATTATCCTCTGTATCCTGACAATTACTATTACAGCCCTGACGATGACCATTTCCGCCCTGATGATGACCATTTCCGCCCTGACGATGACCATTTCCGCCCTGACGATGACCATTTCCGCCCTGATGATGACCATTTCCGCCCTGACGATGCCCACAACCTCCCTGACTCAGGGGCCATTGTAGCGTCAGTGCTTATTCTCCTTGGTATTCTCCCTGTCTGTTGGATTATCTGGTTTGCCTGTTGTAAACTCCGTGAAAGAGCACTTGTCACAGTCTTTCTTGTGTCCCTCCTTATCAATGACACAGTGCAGCTGATCACTTCCCTTTTTGTTGTGGGAATTAAACTAATGGGGATTTCCTGTTATAGTTCGTGCCATGCATTACTCCAACTGTTCATTCTGTCAAGATTCTGCGGCCAGATTTTTCACCTGCTGGTTGCTCTGGAGAATATATTCTGTCTGAGTCGTACACGGTCTTCCACTCCACCGGGGTTCAAGCTTAAGTGTTTCTTCTATCTCCTCTCTGCAGCTGTTTGGCTCGGCTACATTGTAATTGCATTTTTAGTAAATGTGGATGATATGAATAATTATCTTtgctatatttttttaaatttctttGGAGTTTTGTGCACAGCTGCTGCAGCATGTATAATGATCCTAAAACCCTTGAACCCCACCAAAACTAGTCAGAGTTTGAAGGTATTAGCAGTGGCCATGTTAACTTATGTGATACTCTATGTTCCTGATTCCCTCTACTGGATAATACAACACTACGGACCTGCTTGGACAGATGAGTTTAGATATGATTATTTTTTCCTCTACCTGCCGTGCCTGAGACCCATCACTGACTGTGTCCTGTGTTGGTATATATGCAGGGCACATCGTATAGAGTGGAATGAGGTAGGCATACTACCCAATTCACTTACCCTCGATTCCTCTCATTCTGTCGTCACCTTCTCAAACTGCATTGGAAGAGGACCATTGGGAGGGACCTCCAATACTGGAGGATGA